A section of the Pochonia chlamydosporia 170 chromosome 2, whole genome shotgun sequence genome encodes:
- a CDS encoding glucan 1,3-beta-glucosidase (similar to Metarhizium robertsii ARSEF 23 XP_007821699.1) translates to MHISSTILASALAMGVSAENYLGFNSGATLADRSAKFKKDFVAEMKTAQGLVGAPGTFNAIRLYTNIQAYSKDKPIEAFEAAIETKTKVLLGMWTSGTDTIQNEIDVLGAAVKQYGTKFTDLVIGISIGSEDLYRDSVTGVKNKAGVGNSPDNIVKFIGDYKKAFKDTPLAKVPIGHVDTWDAWTNSSVKSVIDAVDWVGVDEYPFYESGKGNKIDNAGTLFDRAYGATIGAVGGKPVWVTETGWPVTGKTWDEAVPSIENAKTYWDEVGCRQLFNKVPTFWYTLRDSNPDNDVKFAITKDLSTKPLFDLTCPKTFKTKPQTSSGSSSPTATGTGASKPTGSGGSGTNGGSGGSNTNGDSGSSTTTPAGATTTAPKNGASSVHKVSGAAYFALAVLAGAATLL, encoded by the coding sequence ATGCACATTTCATCGACTATTCTCGCCAGCGCCCTGGCCATGGGTGTCTCGGCAGAGAACTACCTCGGCTTCAATTCCGGTGCCACCCTCGCCGACCGATctgccaagttcaagaaggACTTTGTTGCTGAGATGAAGACCGCTCAGGGACTTGTTGGCGCTCCTGGAACCTTCAACGCCATCCGTCTGTACACCAACATTCAGGCTTACTCCAAGGACAAGCCTATCGAGGCTTTCGAGGCTGCCATtgagaccaagaccaaggtcCTCTTGGGAATGTGGACCTCGGGCACTGACACCATCCAGAATGAGATTGATGTCTTGGGTGCCGCTGTCAAGCAGTACGGCACCAAGTTCACCGACCTGGTCATTGGTATTTCCATTGGTTCAGAGGATCTCTACAGAGACTCTGTTACCGGTGTGAAGAACAAGGCCGGCGTTGGCAACTCCcctgacaacattgtcaagtTCATCGGGGACTACAAGAAGGCCTTCAAGGACACTCCCCTGGCCAAGGTCCCCATCGGCCACGTCGACACTTGGGATGCCTGGACTAACTCGTCTGTCAAGTCCgtcattgacgccgttgaCTGGGTTGGTGTCGACGAATACCCCTTCTATGAGTCTGGCAAGGGcaacaagattgacaacGCCGGTACCCTGTTCGACCGCGCCTACGGAGCTACCattggtgctgttggcggaAAGCCCGTGTGGGTGACCGAGACTGGCTGGCCCGTCACCGGAAAGACCTGGGATGAGGCTGTTCCCTCTATCGAGAACGCCAAGACCTACTGGGACGAAGTTGGTTGCCGccagctcttcaacaaggTTCCTACGTTCTGGTACACCCTCCGGGACTCCAACCCCGACAACGATGTCAAGTttgccatcaccaaggaCCTGTCCACCAAGCCTCTCTTTGACCTCACTTGCCCCAAGAccttcaagaccaagcctCAGACTTCCAGCGGCTCCTCTAGCCCCACTGCTACCGGCACTGGTGCCTCCAAGCCCACCGGCAGCGGCGGCTCTGGCACCAACGGCGGCAGCGGTGGTTCCAACACCAATGGTGATTCTGGTTCAAGCACCACGACTCCTGCCGGTGCTACCACCACTGCCCCCAAGAACGGTGCTTCTTCCGTCCACAAGGTTTCCGGTGCTGCTTACTTTGCCCTGGCTGTCCTTGCTGGTGCCGCCACCCTGCTGTAA
- a CDS encoding glutathione-dependent formaldehyde-activating gfa (similar to Metarhizium robertsii ARSEF 23 XP_007821698.2), which produces MEAQTKYHGYCHCGALRFDLTVPEIKSAIACDCSLCRKKGYMWIVPPAGSYKVTRDDGLLETYESDSLRHKFCSKCSTGITGEHLTGPMTGQTVVNLLAVREINPFQLESNTTTIHVDEPQRTLTPLFPSAPEPHHIFSCHCGQVQFELLTPISEQDVKQDNCSSCIRKAYIGVYPTKDQVRIHGKEHTTSYVYGKKYGIDHHCSKCGVFTFATVLGPPLSVFDNVPPERKERVMAVYHKNMSMLPLNVRCMEGLDVSSLRIEKVDYGEEDYELPEEEMNKQ; this is translated from the exons ATGGAGGCTCAAACAAAGTATCACGGGTACTGCCATTGCGGGGCCCTACGATTCGATCTGACCGTCCCAGAAATCAAGTCGGCCATCGCATGCGATTGCAGCCTGTGCCGAAAGAAGGGATATATGTGGATTGTTCCCCCCGCTGGATCATACAAAGTGACTCGGGACGATGGTCTATTGGAGACGTACGAGTCTGATTCTCTAAGACACAAG TTCTGCTCAAAATGCTCAACCGGTATCACGGGTGAACATCTCACCGGGCCAATGACGGGTCAAACGGTAGTGAATCTACTTGCCGTCCGAGAGATCAACCCTTTTCAACTAGA GtcaaacacaaccaccatCCACGTAGACGAACCACAACGAACTCTCACGCCTCTCTTCCCTTCTGCCCCAGAACCACACCACATCTTCTCCTGCCACTGCGGCCAAGTGCAATTCGAGCTCCTGACGCCCATCTCCGAACAAGACGTCAAACAAGACAACTGCAGCTCCTGCATAAGG AAGGCCTACATAGGCGTATACCCCACCAAAGACCAGGTCCGTATCCACGGCAAAGAACACACCACGTCGTACGTATACGGCAAAAAGTACGGCATCGATCACCATTGCAGTAAGTGCGGTGTATTTACGTTTGCGACGGTGCTGGGCCCGCCGCTGAGTGTGTTTGACAATGTGCCGCCTGAGAGGAAGGAACGTGTCATGGCGGTGTATCATAAGAATATGAGCATGTTGCCGTTGAATGTGCGGTGTATGGAGGGATTGGATGTTTCTAGCTTGAGGATTGAGAAGGTTGATTATGGGGAGGAGGATTATGAGCTGCCCGAAGAAGAGATGAATAAACAATAG
- a CDS encoding N-acetyltransferase family protein (similar to Metarhizium acridum CQMa 102 XP_007813689.1), with protein MAYTQDQLDRYLQHINYPRSQHPHDALQRLKQLTARQISAVPFESFALHYSQHKLLSLDPEALYEKIVVHGKGGYCMELNAFFGGILRALGYQLVNAGGRVKTPAGWTGWSHMVNIVTIDNVKYNVDVGFGTWEPMQPIPLQDNHTFTQIAPRLGKLEYRSISQHSDPSQRVWVYSTQEDPSAPWEERNMFVETEFFQADYEAMNLSTMSAPTSFFVQNVIGMRGILDEDAGTVDGVYTLFGNKVKRHMRNAEAEVVAELETEDERVRAIEEYFGVRLSALERRGIRGLATELKPKPNMG; from the exons ATGGCATACACGCAAGACCAACTAGACCGGTACCTCCAACACATCAACTACCCTCGCTCCCAACACCCCCACGATGCCCTCCAACGCCTCAAGCAGCTCACAGCCCGCCAAATCTCCGCCGTGCCCTTCGAGTCCTTCGCCCTACACTACTCGCAGCACAAGCTCCTCTCTCTCGACCCCGAGGCCCTGTATGAAAAGATTGTTGTCCACGGCAAGGGCGGCTACTGCATGGAGCTGAATGCCTTTTTTGGAGGCATCCTCCGCGCATTGGGGTATCAACTCGTGAATGCGGGCGGTAGGGTAAAAACACCCGCCGGATGGACAGGATG GAGCCACATGGTCAACATCGTCACCATAGACAACGTCAAATACAACGTAGACGTCGGCTTCGGCACCTGGGAGCCCATGCAGCCCATCCCCCTACAGGACAACCACACATTCACCCAGATAGCCCCACGGCTCGGCAAGCTCGAATACAGAAGCATATCGCAGCACAGCGACCCCTCGCAGCGAGTGTGGGTGTATTCCACGCAGGAGGACCCCTCTGCGCCGTGGGAAGAGCGCAACATGTTTGTGGAGACGGAGTTCTTCCAGGCCGACTACGAGGCCATGAACCTGAGCACCATGTCTGCGCCGACGAGTTTCTTCGTCCAGAATGTGATTGGCATGAGGGGGATTTTGGACGAGGACGCGGGTACGGTGGATGGGGTGTATACCTTGTTTGGGAATAAGGTCAAGCGGCATATGAGGAATGCGGAGGCGGAGGTTGTTGCTGAGTTGGAGACTGAGGACGAGAGGGTGCGCGCGATTGAGGAGTATTTCGGCGTCAGGTTGAGTGCCTTGGAGAGGCGGGGGATAAGGGGGTTGGCGACTGAGTTGAAGCCCAAGCCTAACATGGGGTAG
- a CDS encoding sodium/nucleoside cotransporter (similar to Metarhizium robertsii ARSEF 23 XP_007821691.2), whose amino-acid sequence MAGSISIRRSIRWLPGDASEPTSTIVLTSPQRQFVDLRILKDGDTIQSLQDQLPLSRLDWAIAGTSSSSTRTINGEQVCHSRWDHWVSSRTDQPDKASDEGDMYPQPDGSTLEIGSMVNPDTGRDTPYEEIWDDEDPQPTTSEQVCAVLKYEDGKERGMAVRLGRYCQGFLKTSSNMSLERWEWQDSRAARTVRIGSEELPCGESLTRVYRLGEEVTIGSKKWTVVEVA is encoded by the exons ATGGCCGGAAGTATTTCCATTCGTAGATCCATCCGATGGCTCCCTGGGGATGCAAGCGAACCTACATCAACCATTGTGTTGACATCTCCACAACGTCAGTTTGTAGATTTACGAATCCTCAAAGACGGTGACACAATCCAAAGTTTACAAG ACCAACTCCCCCTATCAAGACTCGACTGGGCCATCGCAGGAACATCCTCTTCTAGCACCCGCACCATCAACGGCGAGCAAGTATGCCACTCACGATGGGACCACTGGGTCAGTTCGCGTACAGATCAGCCTGACAAGGCCTCCGATGAAGGTGACATGTATCCGCAGCCCGACGGGAGTACCCTTGAAATAGGGAGCATGGTGAATCCCGACACGGGACGAGACACACCCTACGAAGAGATctgggatgatgaagaccCACAGCCAACTACTTCTGAACAAGTTTGCGCGGTGCTCAAGTATGAAGATGGTAAAGAGAGGGGCATGGCGGTAAGACTGGGACGATATTGTCAGGGTTTTTTGAAAACCAGCTCCAACATGTCCCTGGAGAGGTGGGAATGGCAGGACTCGCGTGCCGCGCGAACCGTAAGAATCGGCTCAGAGGAGTTACCATGCGGCGAATCCTTAACTAGGGTATACAGACTCGGCGAAGAAGTCACTATAGGCTCCAAGAAATGGACAGTAGTCGAAGTAGCATGA
- a CDS encoding H+/nucleoside cotransporter (similar to Neosartorya fischeri NRRL 181 XP_001258457.1), producing MAVEDQKPANTETKVAAPQEGQHHTPIAGMDYNPDPALNPANQHTHAHHHHSPRIDAAGGHDDAVYTSGTTVDPSAIPAQQHHHDHHHAHGVDKKGSLTPPEYSDNEKAEPGVVSTGRGSGSTDHEHGGVGDRVKALYRRFRPVFHLIYFLFFTGWWIASLILHRDDKNWVVPFLLWLAISLRLMFYYVPSRYVSTALRWVWGHTALVVYELIPPAFRVPLGAFGALCVIIVGSFASEEVADNNRANRAVSLFGLIVMIFVFWATSKHRSRINWRTVIVGMLSQYIIGLFVLRTGVGYDIFKFIADRAGDLLGFARQGVAFLTSPETSETPWFFFGVIPAIIFFISLVQVLYYIGFLQWFIKKFATFVFWALGVSGAEAVVAAATPFIGQGESAMLVRPFVPHMTKAELHQIMTCGFATISGSVLVGYIQLGLNPEALVSSCIMSIPASLAISKMRYPETEETLTAGRVVIPDDDEHKAENALHAFANGAWLGIKIGGTIIASLLCIIAFVGLINALMTWWGRYLNINDPTLTLQTILGYALYPVAFLLGVPRDNNDILLVARLIAQKVITNEYNGFHDLTTDKTYAGLSPRSRLIATYALCGFGNIGSLGIQIGILGQLAPSRGGEVSKLAVSALISGVVATLTSATVAGLVITTQITNFSSAPQT from the exons ATGGCTGTGGAAGACCAGAAACCAGCCAACACCGAAACCAAGGTGGCGGCGCCTCAAGAGGGACAACACCACACGCCAATTGCCGGCATGGACTATAATCCCGATCCAGCGCTGAACCCTGCCAACCAACATACTCACgcgcatcatcaccattcacCCCGTATTGACGCTGCCGGCGGCCacgatgatgctgtttaCACTTCAGGAACCACCGTGGACCCTTCTGCGATCCCTGctcaacagcaccaccacgaccaccaccacgcTCACGGTGTCGACAAGAAAGGTTCTCTGACCCCTCCCGAGTACAGCGATAACGAAAAGGCCGAGCCTGGCGTGGTCAGCACCGGGCGAGGCTCTGGCTCGACCGACCATGAACACGGCGGGGTTGGAGACCGAGTCAAGGCTTTGTACAGACGCTTTCGTCCCGTCTTTCACCTCATCTACTTCCTGTTCTTTACCGGCTGGTGGATCGCATCTCTCATCCTGCACAGAGATGACAAGAATTGGGTGGTTCCGTTCCTGTTGTGGCTCGCCATATCGCTGCGATTGATGTTCTACTACGTCCCAAGTCGCTATGTTTCTACTGCTCTTCGTTGGGTATGGGGTCACACTGCCTTGGTGGTTTATGAGTTGATCCCTCCAGCTTTCCGTGTCCCTCTGGGCGCTTTCGGTGCCTTGTGTGTCATCATCGTGGGCAGTTTCGCCTCGGAGGAAGTTGCTGACAACAATCGTGCCAACCGAGCTGTCAGTCTGTTTGGTTTGATTGTCATGATCTTCGTCTTCTGGGCCACCAGCAAGCACCGCAGCCGCATCAACTGGAGGACTGTCATTGTCGGCATGTTATCCCAGTATATCATTGGTCTTTTCGTGCTGCGAACTGGCGTCGGTTATGACATCTTCAAGTTCATCGCTGATCGTGCCGGCGATCTCTTGGGTTTTGCTCGTCAAGGTGTTGCCTTCCTCACCTCTCCTGAGACTTCGGAGACTCCCTGGTTCTTCTTCGGTGTCATTcctgccatcatcttcttcatctccctGGTACAGGTTCTCTACTACATTGGCTTCCTCCAGTGGTTCATCAAGAAGTTTGCCACCTTTGTGTTCTGGGCTCTTGGTGTCTCTGGCGCAGAGGCTGTTGTCGCTGCTGCTACTCCCTTCATCGGCCAGGGAGAGTCTGCCATGCTTGTCCGACCTTTCGTACCTCACATGACCAAGGCTGAGCTCCATCAGATCATGACTTGTGGTTTTGCTACCATTTCTGGTTCCGTTTTGGTTGGTTACATTCAGCTGGGTTTGAACCCTGAGGCTCTGGTTTCCTCTTGCATCATGTCTATTCCTGCCTCACTGGCCATTTCCAAGATGCGATATCCTGAGACCGAGGAGACCCTGACCGCTGGACGTGTCGTGATTCCTGACGACGATGAGCACAAGGCTGAGAATGCCCTGCACGCTTTTGCCAACGGTGCCTGGCTCGGTATCAAGATCGGAGGTACCATTATTGCATCACTTCTGTGCATCATTGCCTTTGTTGGTCTCATCAACGCTCTCATGACCTGGTGGGGACGTTACCTCAACATCAATGATCCCACCTTGACCTTGCAGACAATTCTTGGTTATGCACTGTACCCTGTGGCCTTCCTTTTGGGTGTCCCTCGAGACAACAACGACATTCTCTTGGTTGCCCGCTTGATTGCTCAAAAAGTCATCACC AACGAATACAACGGCTTCCACGATCTCACCACCGACAAGACCTACGCTGGTCTCTCTCCTCGCTCCCGACTCATTGCTACATACGCGCTTTGCGGCTTTGGTAACATTGGTTCCCTGGGTATTCAGATTGGTATCCTTGGACAGCTTGCTCCGTCTCGTGGCGGCGAAGTCTCCAAGCTGGCAGTCTCGGCTCTCATCTCAGGTGTTGTTGCTACTTTGACATCAGCCACCGTTGCCGGTCTGGTTATCACCACCCAGATTACCAACTTCTCGAGCGCACCTCAGACTTAA